In Nicotiana tabacum cultivar K326 chromosome 2, ASM71507v2, whole genome shotgun sequence, the following proteins share a genomic window:
- the LOC142166960 gene encoding uncharacterized protein LOC142166960: MGMNTVVDLDVEELLIMRDSDLIIRYIPRFHNELADALAIMASMLPYPGNVHIDPLEIQIRERHGYCNVIEMEPGVQPWYHDIKRYLKTKEYPEKASGDQKRTIKRLAINFVLSGEVLHKRTPNLNLLRCVDSREAETIMNEVHSGVCGPHMNGYIIAKKIL; the protein is encoded by the exons ATGGGCATGAACACGGTAGTTGATCTGGATGTAGAGGAATTGTTAATCATGAGGGATTCTGATTTGATCATTCG gtatattcctcgATTCCACAATGAGCTAGCTGATGCACTAGCTATAATGGCCTCAATGCTGCCGTACCCGGGTAATGTTCATATTGACCCGctggaaatccaaattcgagaaaggcatggttattgtaatGTAATTGAAATGGAGCCAGGTGttcagccatggtaccatgatattaAAAGGTAtttgaaaacaaaagaatatCCCGAGAAGGCcagtggagatcaaaagagaactatcaAAAGACTTGCCATCAATTTCGTTTTGAGTGGAGAAGTCCTACACAAAAGAACTCCGAATCTGAATCTGCTGAGGTGCGTAGATTCCCGAGAAGCCGAAACAATCATGAATGAAGTCCATTCGGGAGTATGTGGACCTCATATGAATGGATACATcattgcaaagaaaatcctttga
- the LOC142166959 gene encoding uncharacterized protein LOC142166959, protein MDYDSAIPLHSHALSVTVFNGLNFSEWHEQVQFHLGVIDLDLALLNDKPTAITDTSSADEKSFHKAWKRSNMLNLMFMRMSIAKNIKNKSLVGTLMAELTTMKFDGPRSMQNHIIEMTNIAARLQTLGMKVDDSFLVQFILNSLPPEYGPFQINYNTIKNKWNVSELSSMLTQEESRLKKQGSYSIKIMGQGAGKGLKVKANKFKKKKAPAKAPQDAKKEHKADTCHFCNKEGRYQKDFLKRKAWFEKKGTISAFVCFESNLIEVPNNTWWLDSGATSHALYVPSVSRNLISLLRLDVSGSDLKIKRGSLNESSAYLWHRRLGHISKERKNSQASDALKVFVNEVERQLDKKYTMPGTPQQNGIAERRNRTLMDMVRSMMSNSSLPKSLWMYALKIAVNLLNRVPSKAVPKTPFELWTRRKPSLRHLHVWGCPAEARVYNSQEKKLDSRTVNGYFIGYSEKSKGYVFYCQNHSSRIVETGNARFIENGEVSGSVEK, encoded by the exons ATGGATtacgattcag CTATTCCTCTTCATTCGCATGCTTTGTCTGTTACTGTGTTCAATGGATTGAACTTCTCTGAATGGCATGAACAAGTCCAGTTCCACTTAGGTGTAATAGATCTTGACTTGGCTCTGCTGAATGATAAGCCCACTGCCATTACTGATACGAGCAGTGCGGATGAGAAGTCTTTCCATAAAGCATGGAAACGCTCTAACATGCTAAACCTTATGTTTATGCGAATGAGTATTGCCAAAAACATTAAGA ATAAGTCTCTCGTTGGTACACTAATGGCTGAACTCACGACCATGAAGTTTGATGGGCCGCGTAGTATGCAAAATCATATCATCGAGATGACTAACATTGCAGCAAGACTTCAGACCTTGGGGATGAAAGTTGATGACTCCTTCTTAGTTCAGTTTATTCTGAACTCGTTGCCTCCTGAGTATGGACCATTTCAAATTAACTATaacactattaagaataagtgGAATGTTAGTGAATTGTCCAGTATGCTTACTCAGGAGGAGTCAAGACTTAAGAAACAAGGGAGTTATTCAATTAAAATCATGGGTCAAGGAGCTGGTAAAGGACTTAAAGTGAAGGCCAacaagttcaagaagaagaaagcacCTGCTAAAGCTCCACAAGATGCTAAGAAGGAACATAAGGCAGATACGTGTCATTTCTGTAATAAAGAAGGACGCTATCAGAAAGATTTCCTGAAACGTAAAGCTTGGTTCGAAAAGAAAGGTACAATTAGTGCTTTTGTATGTTTCGAATCAAATTTAATAGAAGTTCCTAATAATACTTGGTGGCTTGATTCTGGTGCAACTTCTCAT GCTCTTTATGTACCTTCAGTTTCTAGAAATTTGATCTCTCTTTTAAGACTTGATGTTTCTGGATCTGATTTAAA AATTAAACGTGGTTCACTAAATGAAAGTTCTGCTTACTTGTGGCATAGACGTTTGGGTCATATATCCAAAGAAAG aaaaaatTCTCAAGCATCAGATGCGCTCAAAGTATTTGTTAATGAAGTTGAAAGGCAATtagataaaaag TATACTATGCcaggaacacctcaacaaaatggtattgcAGAAAGGCGTAATCGAACACTAATGGATATGGTTAGGAGCATGATGAGTAATTCCTCATTACCCAAATCATTATGGATGTATGCTCTTAAAATCGCTGTAAATTTATTAAATAGGGTTCCTAGTAAGGCAGTTCCAAAGACTCCTTTTGAACTGTGGACAAGAAGGAAACCCAGTTTAAGGCACCTGCATGTTTGGGGTTGCCCAGCGGAAGCTAGAGTTTATAAttcacaagaaaaaaaattagattCTCGAACAGTAAATGGTTACTTTATTGGTTACTCAGAGAAATCTAAAGGGTATGTGTTTTACTGTCAAAATCATAGTTCGAGAATTGTTGAAACCGGTAATGCAAGATTCATTGAGAATGGTGAAGTTAGTGGGAGTGTTGAAAAATAA